Proteins from a single region of Coleofasciculus sp. FACHB-T130:
- a CDS encoding YqiA/YcfP family alpha/beta fold hydrolase → MLNYIYLHGFASSPQSTKAIYLRDRLSSLKIPLTIPDLNQGDFSHLTITRQIKQVAAEFPPNPMPVTVIGSSLGGLTAAWVGEKYPQVQRLVLLAPAFEFLTHWLLRLGEEQLQQWQTEQYLPVYHYGEKRSLPLHYQFVTDAAQYQDEQLQRPIPTLLLHGRHDEVIPIAASRNYAASRPWVKFIELEDDHSLGNVLPEIWELIEAFCY, encoded by the coding sequence ATGCTTAATTATATTTATCTGCATGGATTTGCCTCTAGTCCCCAGTCAACGAAGGCGATCTATCTGCGCGATCGCTTATCTTCCCTGAAAATCCCCTTGACAATCCCCGATCTCAACCAAGGCGATTTTTCCCATCTGACAATAACTCGGCAAATAAAGCAAGTCGCCGCTGAATTTCCCCCAAACCCTATGCCTGTCACTGTCATAGGCTCCAGTTTGGGGGGTTTAACCGCAGCTTGGGTGGGAGAAAAATACCCCCAGGTTCAGCGGTTAGTTTTGCTAGCTCCGGCTTTTGAGTTTCTGACTCACTGGTTGCTCCGACTGGGGGAAGAACAACTGCAACAATGGCAGACAGAGCAATATTTGCCGGTATATCACTATGGCGAGAAGCGATCGCTTCCTCTGCATTACCAGTTCGTCACCGACGCCGCCCAATATCAAGACGAACAGCTACAGCGCCCCATTCCTACTCTGCTTCTGCATGGGCGTCACGATGAAGTGATTCCGATTGCTGCTAGCCGCAACTACGCCGCCTCACGCCCTTGGGTTAAATTCATCGAACTAGAGGACGATCACAGTTTAGGAAACGTCTTACCTGAAATTTGGGAATTGATCGAAGCTTTCTGCTATTAA